One genomic region from Natrinema caseinilyticum encodes:
- a CDS encoding oligosaccharyl transferase, archaeosortase A system-associated — MSTDTEHVEEGTATSVLESWRDWYHLPVLGVVVLFMIWVRTQSYDRFVTDDGAPALAGVDSWYHWRTINWTAENYPHTMPYEVWTGFPTGNYVGQFGTLYDQLIVTVAMIVGLGDPSQQTLYTISLLSIPVMAALVAVPVFYAGRRLGGTLGGLVSVIVLALAKGQFLARSTVGQLDHHTGEVLFMAIAVVAMMVAVTVGEREKPIYELVSDRDWDALRTPAIYSALAGLALTLYIWVWPAGVLLIGIFGVYFAVQLCLDYIRGVSPDHIAFVGSVSLGITAILTTLLIEQPGSTGTTSFGFLQPLSALLVAAGCIFMAWLAREWNNRDIERRYYPAAIAGIIVAVLLVMWLALPGLYNTFVGNLTSRLLPLNPSTGTLTIVEAQPPDDFFNRVFIEFGSAFYTMLAGLAFLAIRPLLGRDFRAEHTLVIVWSLFLISMAATQVRFMYYLVLAVAIVNAAFISEIVQLFSLDLESGVETLRSVETYQVIVIFLVVLLLFAPLLPPLAQATAWEQAERTGPQSDAMLWEESNHWLKENTPTPGTYGGADNGGQLDYYGTYTPGDGNYEYPEGAYGVMSWWDYGHLITTQGERIPHSNPFQQNARSSSAYLTAQSEERAELILEGIAEGEPVVDRSTEELRQAVSGNDSDEQEEMRYVMIDNAMAAQKFSPITRWTGPNYSHYYGNEQFQVGENQTQPLPAPNENYDDTMISSLYLEDATGMEHYRLVHENDKYAIVGSMAVRQQVQPHYSLQLRGSGWDNQTAAIANGLAQARNDNQVYQGLGTPMWDSHVVSSVKTFERVDGATITGGVDGANEIDTDNATAVVAVELETNTGRKFTYRQQADIAEDGTFEVTVPYATNDELGVDDGYTDSGVEATGNYTATVLETGGASPTYYSGQTAVPETAVVEGESVDVALEQVESPPNNVTDGNETDGNETGDDSDSGNTNSSDDGTANETAAALAAIAAEPAN; from the coding sequence ATGAGTACAGATACCGAACACGTCGAGGAGGGAACCGCGACATCCGTCCTCGAGTCGTGGCGGGACTGGTATCACCTCCCCGTACTCGGAGTCGTGGTGCTGTTTATGATCTGGGTACGCACCCAGTCGTACGACCGGTTCGTCACCGACGACGGCGCGCCCGCGCTCGCGGGCGTCGACTCGTGGTACCACTGGCGGACGATCAACTGGACGGCGGAGAATTATCCGCACACGATGCCCTACGAGGTCTGGACGGGATTCCCGACCGGCAACTACGTCGGCCAGTTCGGAACGCTGTACGACCAGCTCATCGTCACAGTGGCGATGATCGTCGGCCTCGGCGATCCATCACAGCAAACCCTGTACACGATCTCGCTGCTCTCCATTCCGGTCATGGCTGCGCTCGTCGCGGTTCCCGTCTTCTACGCGGGTCGCCGTCTCGGCGGCACGCTCGGCGGACTCGTCTCCGTCATCGTCCTCGCGCTCGCGAAGGGGCAGTTCCTCGCACGGTCAACTGTGGGCCAGCTCGACCACCACACTGGCGAAGTGTTGTTTATGGCCATCGCCGTCGTCGCGATGATGGTTGCCGTCACGGTCGGCGAACGCGAGAAGCCGATCTACGAACTGGTCTCTGATCGCGACTGGGATGCCCTCCGTACACCGGCCATCTACAGCGCACTCGCCGGGCTTGCCCTCACGCTGTATATTTGGGTTTGGCCGGCTGGGGTTTTACTAATCGGTATTTTCGGAGTTTACTTTGCGGTACAACTTTGTCTCGACTACATCCGAGGAGTCTCACCGGACCATATTGCCTTCGTTGGCTCTGTGAGCCTCGGGATCACGGCGATACTAACGACCCTGCTGATTGAGCAGCCCGGGAGTACAGGTACGACGAGTTTTGGATTCCTTCAACCGCTTTCTGCCCTCCTTGTGGCAGCAGGCTGTATATTCATGGCTTGGCTCGCTCGCGAGTGGAACAACCGGGACATAGAACGCCGCTACTACCCCGCAGCTATCGCCGGCATCATCGTCGCTGTCTTACTCGTCATGTGGCTCGCCCTCCCCGGACTCTATAATACGTTTGTCGGGAACCTCACGAGCCGCTTGCTCCCCCTGAATCCCAGCACCGGAACGCTCACTATCGTCGAGGCCCAGCCGCCGGACGACTTCTTCAACCGCGTCTTCATCGAATTCGGCAGCGCGTTCTACACGATGCTCGCCGGCCTCGCGTTCCTCGCGATCCGTCCCCTCCTGGGCCGAGACTTCCGTGCCGAACACACCCTCGTGATCGTCTGGTCGCTGTTCCTGATCAGCATGGCCGCGACGCAGGTGCGGTTCATGTACTACCTCGTGCTCGCGGTCGCGATCGTCAACGCGGCGTTCATCTCCGAAATCGTCCAGCTCTTTAGCCTCGACCTCGAGAGCGGGGTCGAAACCCTTCGGTCCGTCGAGACCTACCAGGTGATAGTGATCTTCCTCGTCGTACTACTCCTCTTCGCGCCGCTGCTCCCGCCATTGGCCCAGGCGACCGCCTGGGAGCAAGCGGAACGGACCGGCCCGCAGTCCGATGCGATGCTGTGGGAGGAGTCGAACCACTGGCTAAAAGAGAACACGCCCACGCCGGGAACCTATGGCGGTGCGGACAACGGAGGTCAGCTCGACTACTACGGGACCTACACGCCCGGTGATGGCAACTACGAGTATCCCGAGGGCGCCTACGGCGTGATGTCGTGGTGGGACTACGGCCACCTGATAACGACGCAAGGCGAGCGGATTCCCCATTCGAATCCGTTCCAGCAGAATGCCCGTTCGTCCTCCGCGTATCTGACCGCCCAGTCCGAAGAGCGCGCGGAATTGATCCTCGAGGGAATCGCCGAAGGCGAACCCGTCGTCGATCGATCGACCGAAGAACTCCGCCAGGCGGTATCGGGCAACGATTCGGACGAGCAAGAGGAGATGCGGTACGTGATGATCGACAACGCGATGGCCGCACAGAAGTTCAGTCCGATCACGCGATGGACCGGACCAAATTACAGCCACTACTACGGGAACGAGCAGTTCCAGGTCGGAGAGAACCAGACGCAACCGCTCCCGGCACCGAACGAGAACTACGACGACACGATGATCTCGTCCCTGTACCTCGAGGATGCGACCGGGATGGAACACTACCGGTTGGTCCACGAGAACGATAAGTACGCGATCGTCGGTAGTATGGCCGTGAGACAGCAGGTGCAGCCCCACTACTCGCTGCAACTTCGTGGGTCTGGCTGGGACAATCAGACGGCGGCGATTGCGAACGGACTCGCGCAGGCGCGCAATGACAACCAGGTCTACCAGGGCCTCGGAACGCCGATGTGGGACTCGCACGTCGTCTCGTCGGTGAAGACGTTCGAGCGTGTCGACGGTGCGACGATCACGGGGGGCGTCGACGGCGCGAACGAGATTGATACCGACAACGCGACGGCCGTGGTCGCGGTCGAACTCGAGACCAATACGGGCCGCAAGTTCACCTACAGACAGCAAGCGGACATAGCGGAGGATGGCACGTTCGAGGTGACGGTCCCGTACGCGACGAACGACGAACTCGGCGTCGACGACGGCTACACGGACAGCGGCGTCGAGGCGACCGGTAACTACACCGCCACCGTCCTCGAGACCGGCGGCGCGAGTCCGACCTACTACAGCGGCCAGACGGCCGTCCCCGAGACCGCAGTGGTCGAAGGTGAGTCGGTGGACGTCGCCCTCGAGCAAGTCGAGTCGCCCCCGAACAACGTGACGGACGGCAACGAAACGGACGGGAACGAGACCGGCGACGATAGCGATTCGGGCAACACGAACTCGTCGGACGACGGGACGGCAAACGAGACCGCGGCCGCGCTCGCAGCGATCGCGGCGGAACCGGCGAACTGA
- a CDS encoding DUF7503 family protein has product MSAKDSMQDYLAKHPRMIGALFTLFVLLSQAGTAVAGTSSQIGP; this is encoded by the coding sequence ATGTCCGCGAAAGACAGCATGCAAGACTACCTCGCAAAGCACCCACGAATGATCGGCGCCCTGTTCACCCTGTTCGTCCTGCTCAGTCAGGCCGGCACGGCAGTCGCGGGAACGTCGTCGCAGATCGGACCATAA
- a CDS encoding Cdc6/Cdc18 family protein gives MDLGERIARRRSARQNGRVIVDRDYLSPVVHRPEPVGRGPVLEQLLDALEPVFDGELPPPVAVVGPPGSGTSAIVTALFDALNDQFGGSNRAIGTTTRAGSADPVTWFVVVDGRQVESPFAFYRAVLDGISSDRIPESGVGTEELRERLCDRLARPDRRAVVAIDHHDEPETLGADRIRELLEPVADSVATVTVGQREPADQQGPTVTVPAYRDHELVDVITDRASNGLAAGALDHGDVRDLAAWADGNAHDALAALFGAAILATEDGADRIEPVHLEAARADVPADGVHVGRPLALPETRQRVLVTLSGIDAADRPIREIAAEIADRSSLTAGTVKRFLYELADEGIIERVPLPTDGTGGRQPSTVEPRFPTIAFRSLTATAVTDGDGGT, from the coding sequence ATGGACCTCGGGGAGCGCATCGCTCGACGGCGGTCCGCCCGGCAGAACGGACGCGTCATCGTCGACCGGGACTACCTCAGCCCGGTCGTCCATCGGCCGGAACCGGTCGGACGCGGCCCCGTCCTCGAGCAGTTACTGGACGCGCTCGAACCCGTCTTCGACGGCGAGTTGCCCCCGCCAGTCGCCGTCGTTGGCCCGCCCGGGTCGGGGACGTCCGCCATCGTGACCGCGCTGTTCGACGCGTTGAACGACCAGTTCGGCGGCTCGAACCGGGCGATCGGCACGACGACGCGCGCCGGAAGCGCCGACCCGGTGACGTGGTTCGTCGTCGTCGACGGCCGGCAGGTCGAGAGCCCGTTCGCCTTCTACCGGGCCGTTCTCGACGGGATCTCGAGCGATCGAATCCCCGAAAGCGGTGTCGGCACCGAGGAACTCCGCGAGCGCCTGTGTGATAGGCTCGCCCGCCCGGACCGGCGCGCGGTCGTCGCGATCGACCACCACGACGAACCCGAGACGCTCGGTGCTGATCGCATCCGGGAGTTGCTCGAGCCGGTCGCCGACAGCGTCGCCACCGTCACCGTCGGGCAACGCGAACCGGCCGATCAGCAGGGGCCGACCGTCACCGTTCCGGCCTACCGCGACCACGAACTCGTCGACGTGATCACAGACCGCGCGTCGAACGGACTCGCGGCCGGCGCGCTCGATCACGGCGACGTCAGGGACCTCGCCGCGTGGGCCGACGGAAACGCCCACGACGCGCTCGCGGCGCTGTTCGGAGCCGCGATCCTCGCGACCGAGGACGGCGCGGATCGGATCGAACCCGTCCACCTCGAGGCGGCCCGGGCCGACGTCCCCGCCGACGGCGTCCACGTCGGACGGCCGCTCGCGTTGCCCGAGACTCGCCAGCGGGTGCTGGTCACGCTCAGCGGCATCGACGCCGCGGACCGACCGATTCGCGAGATCGCGGCCGAAATCGCGGATCGATCGTCGCTCACCGCCGGGACGGTCAAGCGCTTCCTGTACGAACTCGCGGACGAAGGCATCATCGAGCGGGTACCGCTACCGACGGACGGAACCGGTGGTCGCCAGCCGAGCACGGTCGAACCCCGGTTTCCGACGATCGCGTTCCGATCGCTTACGGCGACGGCTGTCACCGACGGCGATGGGGGAACCTAA
- a CDS encoding anaerobic glycerol-3-phosphate dehydrogenase subunit C: protein MSDAERPTEGGTGDDFEPIQVFPEAEEMDLRPGADNCYKCSTCDTNCPVAEVDDEFPGPKFQGPEQWRLKRQDDHDVDDSVMKCSNCMRCDSACPSDVPLSQMHNTARGEYVDERMDTFSREYVRNRILANYRRLAPLGSMFPRTTNFVMGLSATQWLGEKLLGITSEREFPSFATETFREWWDKRGGAAASRKRAQEARERRGGDATSKLRAEDPRARRDQDSSASRGGTSDRTEPKRIAYFHGCYSNYNTPEVAKSLVRVYEHFGYEIVVPDQHCSGTPMFANGMIDDARRSAETNVRELAAALEDGADIVASCSSCSMSLRQEYPELFDLAGIEDVAANTWDAVEYLRVHEDLEAELEGSTVEDDLSFAYHAPCHARNQGLDGQTIELLSRIDGVEAHDVGDSCSGISGTYGWKAENYDTSMKIGAEMFEHMADANADTGLTECPTCSMQMEHGTGYEITHTLEVLDAALVGTETEGRTQ from the coding sequence ATGAGTGACGCAGAACGGCCGACAGAGGGCGGTACAGGCGACGATTTCGAACCGATTCAGGTCTTTCCGGAGGCCGAGGAGATGGACCTCCGCCCGGGCGCGGACAACTGCTACAAGTGCTCGACCTGCGACACCAACTGCCCCGTCGCCGAGGTCGACGACGAGTTCCCGGGACCGAAGTTCCAGGGGCCAGAGCAGTGGCGGCTCAAACGCCAGGACGACCACGACGTCGACGACTCGGTGATGAAGTGCTCGAACTGCATGCGCTGCGATAGCGCCTGTCCGTCCGACGTCCCGCTCTCGCAGATGCACAACACCGCCCGCGGGGAGTACGTCGACGAACGGATGGACACGTTCTCCAGGGAGTACGTTCGAAACCGCATCCTGGCGAACTACCGGCGACTCGCGCCGCTCGGCTCGATGTTCCCCCGGACGACGAACTTCGTGATGGGCCTGTCCGCGACGCAGTGGCTCGGCGAAAAACTGCTCGGGATCACGAGCGAGCGGGAGTTCCCCTCGTTCGCGACCGAGACGTTCCGCGAGTGGTGGGACAAGCGAGGTGGCGCCGCCGCCTCGAGAAAACGAGCGCAGGAGGCGCGAGAAAGGCGAGGTGGCGACGCCACCTCGAAACTGCGAGCGGAGGACCCGCGAGCACGGCGGGACCAGGATTCGAGCGCATCCCGCGGTGGCACATCGGACCGAACCGAACCGAAGCGGATCGCCTACTTCCACGGCTGCTACTCGAACTACAACACGCCCGAGGTGGCGAAGTCGCTGGTCCGGGTCTACGAACACTTCGGCTACGAGATCGTGGTTCCCGACCAGCACTGTTCGGGAACCCCGATGTTCGCGAACGGGATGATAGACGACGCCCGGCGCTCGGCCGAGACCAACGTCCGCGAACTCGCCGCGGCGCTCGAGGACGGCGCGGACATCGTCGCCTCCTGTAGTTCGTGTTCGATGTCGCTCCGCCAGGAGTATCCGGAACTGTTCGACCTCGCGGGAATCGAGGACGTCGCCGCGAACACCTGGGACGCCGTCGAGTACCTCCGGGTCCACGAGGACCTGGAGGCCGAACTCGAGGGGTCGACCGTCGAGGACGATCTGTCCTTTGCCTACCACGCGCCCTGTCACGCCAGGAATCAGGGTCTCGACGGTCAGACGATCGAACTGCTCTCGCGCATCGACGGCGTCGAGGCCCACGACGTCGGCGACTCCTGTTCGGGGATTTCCGGCACGTATGGCTGGAAGGCCGAGAATTACGACACATCCATGAAAATCGGCGCGGAAATGTTCGAGCACATGGCCGACGCGAACGCCGACACCGGACTCACGGAGTGTCCGACCTGCTCGATGCAGATGGAACACGGAACCGGCTACGAGATAACGCACACCCTCGAGGTTCTCGACGCGGCGCTCGTCGGGACGGAAACGGAGGGTCGCACGCAGTAA